In one Lolium rigidum isolate FL_2022 chromosome 3, APGP_CSIRO_Lrig_0.1, whole genome shotgun sequence genomic region, the following are encoded:
- the LOC124694423 gene encoding BTB/POZ and MATH domain-containing protein 2-like, with translation MADQHKVSTAIVAESEERSFVFKIHGYTRLKKLFKNGECVASPPFSAGGDNWVLKYYPNGRSAPRAALIFLLLHSVDGKNVNTEARSVRVLGKDGLPVTQYMGNTSQSTSIADLEFLLGCVSRPKTSYFGYHIDRVKLEQLGYIIDDCLSIKCDLTVKKDFHSEETVENQFAAVPPTDLHLHYRDLLDSMDGADVAFHVGGEKFLAHRIVLAARSSVFKAELLGTMKEKTDRPIEIGDMEPDVFKSLLHFIYTDSLPVLGLASNQGESRRDVVMAGHLLVAADRYNISRLKLICEHKLCSHIDANMVATNLALAEQHNCSGLKEACLQFLTSPSNLEAMKASEGYKHLKISCPSALRELIARLLPVDMKAAKEIIMEI, from the coding sequence ATGGCAGATCAGCACAAGGTTTCCACTGCCATTGTTGCTGAATCCGAGGAAAGGTCCTTTGTGTTCAAGATACATGGATACACAAGACTGAAGAAGCTGTTCAAGAACGGCGAGTGCGTGGCTTCTCCCCCTTTCAGCGCCGGAGGTGACAACTGGGTTCTCAAGTATTACCCCAACGGCCGCTCAGCACCTCGTGCTGCTCTCATATTCCTACTTCTTCATTCTGTTGATGGCAAGAATGTGAACACGGAAGCTAGATCTGTTCGTGTACTTGGCAAGGATGGCCTACCAGTAACACAATACATGGGTAACACGTCTCAGTCGACCTCTATAGCTGATCTGGAATTTCTTCTTGGATGTGTGTCCCGACCCAAAACCTCATATTTTGGTTACCATATCGATCGGGTGAAATTGGAGCAATTAGGGTATATAATAGATGACTGCTTAAGCATCAAGTGCGACCTCACTGTCAAGAAGGATTTCCACAGCGAAGAAACAGTTGAAAATCAGTTTGCTGCGGTCCCTCCAACCGACTTGCATCTGCATTACAGAGACCTCCTAGACAGCATGGATGGAGCAGACGTGGCCTTTCATGTCGGCGGGGAGAAGTTCTTGGCTCATAGGATCGTGCTGGCTGCCAGGTCATCCGTATTCAAGGCGGAGCTCCTCGGCACAATGAAGGAAAAAACCGACCGTCCTATTGAAATCGGCGACATGGAACCTGATGTGTTCAAGTCCTTGCTTCACTTCATATACACCGATTCGCTGCCTGTTCTTGGGTTGGCAAGTAACCAAGGTGAATCACGTCGAGATGTGGTGATGGCTGGCCATCTGCTCGTGGCAGCAGACAGGTATAACATCAGCAGGCTTAAGTTGATATGCGAGCACAAGTTATGCAGCCATATTGATGCCAACATGGTGGCGACCAATTTGGCCTTAGCTGAGCAACATAACTGCAGTGGACTCAAGGAAGCTTGTTTACAGTTCCTCACTTCTCCTTCCAATTTGGAGGCGATGAAGGCAAGTGAAGGCTACAAGCATCTGAAAATTAGTTGCCCGTCTGCTCTTAGGGAGCTGATTGCTAGGCTCCTGCCAGTTGATATGAAAGCAGCCAAGGAAATTATCATGGAGATTTAG
- the LOC124694842 gene encoding BTB/POZ and MATH domain-containing protein 2-like, whose amino-acid sequence MADQYKVSAAIVAESEKRSFVFKIHGYSKLKELLKNGECVASPHFSVEGHNWFLRFYPNGYLEYHGAFICLLLDAVDDKSYVNAEASDICVLGDDGLPAPSLVGTLFSSVHSTYLGYNILREELDQQSWDIMDEDGCLSIKCDLIIKKDIQSEETTGNQFVLVPPSDLHRHFGNLLESMVGADVTFHVGGEKFLAHKFVLAARSSVFNAELLGAMKESVSTPIVIHEMEPDVFKSLLHFIYTDSLPVLEMACNQGEARPDVAMASHLLVAADRYNVERLKLICEHKLCSRIDANMVATSLVLAQQHNCNGLKEACLQFLSSPSNLEAVVLTDGYEYLKLSCPSVLKELIARLLPVEMKAAKDIVMAI is encoded by the coding sequence ATGGCAGATCAGTACAAGGTTTCTGCTGCTATTGTAGCCGAATCCGAGAAACGATCGTTCGTGTTCAAGATACATGGATACTCAAAACTGAAGGAGCTGCTCAAGAACGGCGAGTGCGTGGCTTCTCCCCATTTCAGCGTTGAAGGTCACAACTGGTTCCTGAGGTTTTACCCGAACGGTTACCTGGAATATCATGGTGCTTTCATATGCCTGCTTCTTGATGCTGTTGATGATAAGTCGTATGTGAATGCGGAAGCCAGTGATATTTGTGTACTTGGCGACGATGGTCTACCGGCGCCATCATTAGTGGGTACCCTGTTTTCTAGTGTGCACAGTACATATTTGGGTTATAATATACTCAGGGAGGAATTGGATCAGCAGTCGTGGGATATAATGGATGAAGATGGTTGTTTAAGCATCAAGTGTGATCTCATTATCAAGAAGGATATTCAGAGTGAAGAAACAACCGGTAATCAGTTTGTTCTTGTTCCTCCAAGTGACTTGCATCGGCATTTCGGCAACCTCCTAGAGAGCATGGTCGGAGCAGACGTGACCTTCCATGTCGGTGGGGAGAAGTTCTTGGCTCATAAGTTCGTGCTCGCTGCTAGGTCGTCTGTATTCAACGCGGAGCTCCTTGGCGCCATGAAGGAGAGTGTCAGCACTCCGATTGTGATCCATGAGATGGAACCCGATGTGTTTAAGTCTTTGCTCCATTTCATATACACCGACTCACTGCCCGTTCTTGAGATGGCTTGCAATCAAGGTGAAGCACGGCCTGATGTGGCCATGGCTAGCCATCTACTCGTGGCAGCAGATAGGTACAATGTTGAGAGGCTGAAATTGATATGCGAACACAAGTTATGCAGCCGCATTGATGCCAACATGGTGGCAACCAGTTTGGTTTTAGCTCAGCAGCATAACTGCAATGGACTCAAAGAAGCTTGTCTACAATTCCTCTCTTCTCCTTCCAATTTGGAGGCGGTGGTGTTAACTGATGGCTACGAGTATCTAAAACTCAGCTGTCCATCTGTCCTTAAGGAGCTCATTGCTAGGCTTCTGCCGGTTGAAATGAAAGCGGCCAAGGATATTGTCATGGCAATTTAG